In one Nicotiana tomentosiformis chromosome 6, ASM39032v3, whole genome shotgun sequence genomic region, the following are encoded:
- the LOC104102569 gene encoding uncharacterized protein, which translates to MPPYLRIYDGTTDPEDHVTHYVTTVKGNDLAKEQVSSILLKKFGETLTGGALTWYSQLPALSIEMFEEMADKFVTAHAGAKIAGAKKAEARVNNIFDVKQSLGEVLRDFLAWFNRVRMTPPNVSKGMAVIAFQNRLSRDGSRATRKLLSRLMNEIHNAYCAEVRADEDDLHGPTHRLISVQSESRKERRDNVRRYHPILRPIRERHHPYIKAPAISSVRYEEGPSRLRTGTGTHRNERVYALEKLGTKVKWPSKMRFDPSTRKSNALCEFHQERGHKTEDCIVLRQEVVNMLRQGHLRELLSDKGRNNFAEGLEHQGPPKPPSPACTISMIIDSGDDASINSVKFTTTHKLKRSITREWYDKLEESITFNESDADSLTFPRNYAPVITLRILDTDVKRIMVNDGSRA; encoded by the exons atgccgcCCTACCTCAGGATATACGACGGAACGACCGATCCCGAAGATCATGTGACCCATTATGTCACCACCGTAAAAGGCAACgacctcgccaaggaacaagtgTCATCTATTTTGCTGAAGAAGTTTGGTGAAACCCTTACAGGAGGGGCATTAACGTGGTACTCACAGTTACCAGCCCTCTCAATAGAAATGTTCGAGGAAATGGCCGACAAATTCGTAACCGCACATGCCGGAGCCAAGATAGCCGGAGCCAAGAAAGCCGAAGCAAGAGTAAACAACATATTCGATGTCAAGCAGTCCTTGGGAGAGGTACTGAGGGACTTCCTTGCCTGGTTCAACAGGGTAAGGATGACTCCGCCGAACGTGTCCAAGGGGATGGCGGTCATAGCTTTCCAGAACAGGTTGAGTAGGGATGGTTCAAGAGCAACTAGAAAACTATTGAGTCGATTGATGAACGAGATCCATAATGCTTATTGTGCCGAAGTCCGAGCAGATGAGGATGACCTCCACGGACCAACTCATCGGCTCATCTCGGTACAATCCGAGTCCAGGAAAGAAAGAAGAGACAACGTTAGGAGGTACCACCCGATCTTGCGACCCATCAGGGAACGACACCATCCATACATCAAGGCCCCCGCCATATCTTCCGTCCGCTATGAAGAAGGCCCGTCTAGGCTGAGGACTGGGACTGGGACTCACCGAaacgagagag TCTATGCTCTTGAGAAGCTCGGCACAAAGGTAAAGTGGCCGTCAAAGATGAGGTTCGACCCAAGCACCAGAAAATCCAACGCCCTCTGTGAGTTCCACCAAGAACGTGGGCACAAAACAGAAGATTGCATAGTCCTCAGGCAAGAAGTCGTAAACATGTTGCGGCAGGGACACCTCAGAGAGCTGTTAAGTGACAAAGGGAGAAATAACTTCGCCGAAGGACTTGAACACCAAGGTCCGCCGAAGCCGCCATCACCAGCTTGTACTATCAGCATGATCATCGACAGCGGTGACGACGCCTCCATCAACAGCGTGAAGTTTACCACCACTCACAAGCTCAAGCGATCTATCACCCGCGAATGGTATGacaaactcgaagaaagtatcaccTTCAATGAATCAGATGCCGACAGTTTGACTTTCCCTCGAAACTATGCCCCCGTCATTACTTTACGCATTTTAGATACTGATGTTAAACGTATAATGGTGAACGATGGAAGTAGAGCGTGA